The following proteins are co-located in the Mycolicibacterium goodii genome:
- the aztA gene encoding zinc ABC transporter ATP-binding protein AztA: protein MSVIRLNRITFGYNRNPVFTDLTVEFPEAACTAVTGPNGCGKSTLLSLIAGVLRPHSGTVDLCTRDVAIAVQRDEVARTFPITVAEAVMMGRWRRLGLLRRPSRADRDIVDFWLTELGLEELRRCRMTELSGGQRQRTLLAQAFAQQAPILLLDEPTASLDADSARTVYRQLRRLANSGTTIVAATHDAGALDQFEHHLSLTGLSGHTATIGSGGASTCVQLQRAASRIPCHHRTP, encoded by the coding sequence GTGAGCGTCATCCGACTGAACCGAATCACCTTCGGCTACAACAGGAATCCGGTGTTCACCGATCTGACGGTCGAGTTCCCCGAGGCGGCCTGCACCGCGGTCACGGGTCCCAACGGCTGCGGTAAGTCGACATTGCTGAGCCTGATCGCCGGCGTCTTACGACCCCACTCCGGGACGGTCGACCTGTGCACCCGGGACGTGGCCATCGCCGTGCAACGCGACGAGGTCGCCCGCACGTTCCCGATCACCGTCGCCGAGGCGGTCATGATGGGTCGTTGGCGTCGATTGGGCCTGTTGCGCCGCCCATCGCGGGCCGATCGCGACATCGTCGACTTCTGGCTCACCGAACTAGGCCTCGAGGAGCTCCGCAGGTGCCGCATGACCGAGCTGTCCGGCGGTCAGCGGCAACGCACCCTGTTGGCACAGGCATTCGCTCAGCAGGCCCCGATCCTGTTGCTCGACGAACCCACCGCGAGTCTCGACGCCGACAGCGCGCGGACCGTCTACCGGCAGCTTCGCCGACTCGCCAACTCCGGGACCACGATTGTGGCCGCCACCCACGATGCCGGTGCACTCGACCAATTCGAGCACCACCTGAGCCTTACCGGCCTGAGCGGACACACCGCGACGATAGGCTCAGGTGGTGCCTCCACATGCGTTCAGCTCCAGCGAGCGGCAAGCCGTATACCGTGCCATCACCGAACGCCGTGA
- the aztB gene encoding zinc ABC transporter permease AztB has translation MRGAVAGSLVALMCAIVGTWVVLRGSVFLGDAMSHGMLPGVAAASALGGNLLAGALTAALAMAYGVSVLSRTARFSSDTSIGLLLVGMLAVGVIVVSHSNSYAVDLTAFLFGDVLGVQLGDIAVLTGALVLIAGVAFVGRRAFVAATFDARKAATLGLRPALAGVVLTVLIAVAIVASFHVVGTLLVLGLLVAPPAAATLWAHSIGRIMLLAAVVGVVSVWLGLLLSWHAATAGGASIAAVAVALFFCSAAASAVSRRAAA, from the coding sequence GTGCGCGGCGCTGTCGCAGGGTCCTTGGTGGCGTTGATGTGCGCGATCGTCGGGACCTGGGTGGTGTTACGCGGGTCGGTGTTCCTCGGCGACGCGATGTCGCACGGCATGCTGCCGGGCGTGGCCGCGGCCTCGGCGCTCGGTGGCAATCTGCTGGCCGGCGCGCTGACTGCCGCGCTCGCGATGGCCTACGGCGTGTCTGTGCTCAGCCGAACCGCGCGGTTCTCCTCGGATACCAGCATCGGCCTACTCCTGGTCGGCATGCTCGCGGTCGGCGTCATCGTGGTGTCGCATTCGAACAGTTACGCGGTCGATCTGACCGCCTTCCTCTTCGGCGACGTGCTCGGCGTGCAACTCGGTGACATCGCGGTGCTCACCGGCGCGCTCGTGCTCATCGCCGGCGTCGCCTTCGTCGGACGCCGGGCGTTCGTCGCGGCCACCTTCGATGCGCGCAAAGCCGCGACGCTGGGGCTGCGCCCCGCACTGGCCGGCGTCGTGCTGACCGTGCTGATCGCCGTCGCGATCGTCGCGTCCTTCCATGTGGTCGGCACGCTGCTGGTACTCGGCCTGCTGGTCGCACCCCCGGCGGCCGCCACGCTGTGGGCGCACTCGATCGGCCGCATCATGCTGCTCGCCGCAGTCGTCGGGGTGGTGTCGGTGTGGCTGGGCCTGCTGCTGTCCTGGCATGCCGCAACCGCGGGCGGCGCGAGCATCGCCGCCGTCGCGGTCGCACTGTTCTTCTGCTCGGCGGCAGCCTCCGCGGTGTCCCGGCGGGCGGCGGCATGA
- the aztC gene encoding zinc ABC transporter substrate-binding protein AztC: protein MTRRCIAACLAILLLAACGAPDGSDGRRQIVVTTTILGDVVSEVVGDTADVRVMMKPNADPHSYGLSAADAAEMARADLVIYNGLGLEESMQRHVDAAAENGVPTLPVGDHVDPLQFSADEHGAADPHFWTDPQRMILAVDAITGRVAELPGIDRAAVAANAARYRDELNNLSAHMTDRFAGIPAQRRKLVTNHHVLGYLADRFGFTVIGAVIPSGTTLASPSASDLESLAGAIRDAGVKAIFVDSSQPDRLARVLAEQSGVRVNVVSLYSESLSAPGTEADSYLGMMRANTETIANNLI from the coding sequence GTGACGCGGCGGTGCATCGCGGCGTGCCTGGCGATCCTGCTGCTCGCCGCGTGCGGTGCGCCCGACGGCAGCGACGGCAGGCGGCAGATCGTCGTCACCACGACGATCCTGGGCGATGTCGTCTCGGAAGTGGTCGGTGACACCGCCGATGTCAGGGTGATGATGAAACCCAACGCCGATCCGCACTCCTATGGGCTCTCGGCAGCCGACGCGGCCGAGATGGCCCGGGCCGACCTGGTGATCTACAACGGGTTGGGCCTGGAGGAGTCGATGCAACGCCATGTCGATGCGGCAGCCGAAAACGGTGTTCCCACATTGCCTGTCGGTGATCACGTCGATCCGTTGCAGTTCTCCGCGGATGAGCACGGTGCAGCCGATCCGCATTTCTGGACCGATCCGCAACGCATGATCCTCGCCGTCGATGCGATCACCGGCCGCGTGGCCGAACTTCCCGGTATCGATCGGGCCGCGGTGGCGGCAAACGCCGCGCGCTACCGCGATGAGCTGAACAACCTGTCGGCTCACATGACGGACCGGTTCGCGGGCATTCCGGCGCAGCGCCGCAAGCTCGTCACCAACCACCACGTACTCGGCTACCTCGCAGACCGATTCGGGTTCACCGTGATCGGCGCGGTGATTCCGAGCGGCACCACACTGGCCTCACCGAGCGCATCGGACCTTGAGTCGTTGGCCGGCGCCATCAGGGATGCGGGTGTGAAGGCCATCTTCGTCGACTCGTCGCAGCCTGACCGTCTCGCGCGCGTGCTCGCCGAGCAGTCCGGGGTGCGGGTCAACGTCGTCTCGCTGTACAGCGAATCGCTCAGCGCACCGGGAACCGAGGCCGACAGCTATCTCGGAATGATGCGCGCCAACACCGAAACCATTGCGAACAACCTCATTTGA
- the aztD gene encoding zinc metallochaperone AztD: MARPLPLTAALGALALVSTLAGCSGEAERSTAEPIAEPLVATYDGGLYVLDGTTLDVVADIPMEGFLRVNPAGDDAHVLVTTNEGFRLLDAKSGELTETTFTASEPGHVVPHGERTALFADGSGEITIFDPHELADGKPEVTTLSSPKPHHGVAVVLSDGSFIRTEGDPDERSGAVAFDSNQAEIARSAECPGIHGETVVEGETVVFGCENGALTYSDRVFTKIAAPGDYGRIGTIKGHDDSAVALGDFKVDPDAELERPNQFALIDTAGNRLQLVTLPPSVSYSFRSLARGPHAEALILGTDGKLYVVDPASGDTVKTIAVTEPWTEPDDWQQPRPTVFTRDHDVYVTDPATRQLHLVDIESGAVTKTATLEKTPNELSGAVGHEHS, translated from the coding sequence ATGGCAAGACCCCTGCCGCTGACCGCTGCGCTCGGCGCGTTGGCACTGGTATCCACGCTTGCGGGATGTAGCGGTGAAGCCGAGCGGTCGACGGCAGAACCCATCGCCGAGCCGCTGGTCGCCACGTACGACGGTGGCCTCTACGTGCTCGACGGCACGACGTTGGATGTGGTCGCCGACATTCCGATGGAGGGATTCCTGCGCGTCAATCCAGCGGGTGATGATGCGCATGTGCTGGTCACCACGAACGAAGGCTTCCGTCTGCTCGACGCGAAGTCGGGCGAGTTGACCGAGACCACGTTCACCGCTTCCGAACCCGGCCACGTCGTCCCGCACGGCGAGCGCACCGCCTTATTCGCCGACGGGTCGGGCGAGATCACCATTTTCGATCCGCACGAGCTGGCTGACGGCAAGCCGGAGGTCACCACGCTCTCGTCGCCGAAGCCGCATCACGGGGTGGCCGTGGTGTTGTCGGACGGCAGCTTCATTCGCACCGAAGGTGACCCGGACGAGCGCTCCGGGGCGGTCGCCTTCGACTCGAACCAGGCCGAGATCGCCCGCAGCGCCGAATGCCCCGGAATTCACGGGGAGACGGTGGTCGAGGGCGAGACGGTGGTGTTCGGTTGCGAGAACGGCGCTTTGACGTACTCGGACCGGGTCTTCACCAAGATCGCCGCCCCCGGCGACTACGGCAGGATCGGCACCATCAAGGGCCATGACGACTCCGCGGTCGCCCTCGGTGATTTCAAGGTGGATCCGGATGCCGAGCTGGAGCGGCCGAATCAGTTCGCGTTGATCGACACCGCAGGCAACCGACTGCAGCTCGTCACGCTTCCGCCGTCGGTCAGCTACTCGTTCCGCTCATTGGCGCGCGGTCCCCACGCCGAGGCGTTGATCCTCGGCACCGACGGCAAGCTCTACGTCGTCGATCCGGCGTCCGGGGACACCGTCAAAACCATTGCGGTGACCGAACCGTGGACCGAACCCGACGACTGGCAACAGCCCCGACCGACGGTGTTCACCCGGGACCACGACGTCTACGTCACCGACCCGGCGACCAGGCAGCTGCACCTGGTGGATATCGAGTCCGGTGCGGTGACCAAGACCGCCACACTGGAGAAGACGCCGAACGAACTCAGCGGTGCCGTCGGGCACGAACACTCGTAG
- a CDS encoding GTP-binding protein, with protein MPDLLPVTVLSGFLGAGKTTLLNHILANRDGKRVAVIVNDMSEVNIDAALIAGQGHLDRTEEKLVELTNGCICCTLREDLVEAVGALARQNRFDQLVIESTGISEPMPVAATFSWEFDDGFSLGALARLDTLVTVVDVSTFLTELARGDALAEREMSAGPNDARSVADLLVDQVEFADVILLNKTDLVTAERLGAVEAVVRRLNSTARLLHTDHGVVALDEVLDTGLFDPVAAAEAPGWDEEIAMGHTPETEEYGIGSMTFLADRPFHPQRLADALEKMTGLLRSKGFCWIASRPSIAAIWSQAGPNLVIEPAQLWSSTELDPGQELVFIGVHLDRDAIGDMLRAALLTDSEWAQGEHTWLRYPDPLPAWDLTHVHAP; from the coding sequence ATGCCCGATTTGTTGCCCGTCACCGTCCTGTCCGGCTTTCTCGGCGCAGGCAAGACGACCCTGCTCAATCACATCCTCGCCAACCGGGACGGCAAGCGGGTTGCGGTGATCGTCAACGACATGAGCGAGGTCAACATCGACGCCGCGCTCATCGCCGGGCAAGGCCACCTCGACCGAACCGAGGAGAAACTCGTCGAGCTGACCAACGGCTGTATCTGCTGCACCCTGCGCGAGGATCTGGTCGAGGCGGTCGGCGCACTGGCCCGCCAGAACCGGTTCGATCAGCTGGTCATCGAGTCGACCGGGATCTCCGAGCCAATGCCCGTCGCCGCGACCTTCAGCTGGGAGTTCGATGACGGATTCAGCCTCGGTGCGCTCGCCCGACTGGACACGCTGGTGACCGTGGTCGATGTGTCGACGTTCTTGACCGAACTGGCACGCGGCGACGCACTCGCAGAGCGTGAGATGTCGGCCGGACCGAACGACGCGCGCAGCGTGGCCGATCTCCTGGTCGACCAGGTGGAGTTCGCCGACGTCATCCTGCTCAACAAGACCGATCTGGTGACCGCCGAGCGTCTCGGCGCGGTCGAGGCGGTGGTGCGCCGGCTCAATTCCACCGCCCGGCTGCTGCACACCGACCATGGCGTGGTCGCGCTCGACGAGGTGCTCGACACCGGGCTGTTCGACCCGGTGGCCGCGGCAGAGGCACCCGGCTGGGACGAGGAGATCGCCATGGGTCATACCCCCGAAACCGAGGAGTACGGCATCGGCTCGATGACGTTTCTGGCCGACCGGCCTTTTCACCCGCAGCGGCTTGCCGATGCCCTGGAGAAGATGACAGGACTGTTGCGCAGCAAGGGATTCTGCTGGATCGCGAGCCGGCCGTCGATCGCCGCGATCTGGTCACAGGCGGGTCCCAACCTGGTGATCGAGCCGGCGCAGCTCTGGTCATCGACAGAACTGGACCCCGGCCAGGAGCTCGTGTTCATCGGCGTTCACCTGGACCGGGATGCGATCGGCGACATGTTGCGCGCTGCCTTGCTCACCGATTCGGAATGGGCCCAAGGCGAACACACCTGGCTGCGCTACCCCGATCCACTGCCGGCCTGGGATCTCACCCACGTGCACGCACCCTGA
- a CDS encoding metal ABC transporter solute-binding protein, Zn/Mn family, translating to MRTLAVSVALATPFALAACGADDTATNAEPAGDCPTTPVNVVVSVDQWGDIVSELGGACANVTTVLAGSSVDPHDFEPSPSDATKFEGAQLVVVNGGHYDEWATKLAQSSAPDAPVIAALDGDHDHADEHGDEHGHAHAEEGVNPHAWYSPAAVTTVADEVTAKLGDLAPEAKDYFAERRAAFADSMKPYDQLIDDIKTNASGKSYAATEVVFDDMAGALGLTNRTPPGYQVASSNETDPSPADFDAFLTLLENRGVDVLIYNVQTEGSVPQQLRSAAESAGVPVVEVTETVAPGADSFEAWQVDQLSALAKALGVES from the coding sequence ATGCGTACCCTGGCCGTCTCCGTCGCGCTTGCCACCCCGTTTGCGCTGGCCGCATGCGGCGCCGACGACACCGCGACCAACGCCGAGCCGGCAGGCGACTGCCCGACGACGCCGGTGAACGTGGTCGTCAGCGTCGACCAGTGGGGTGACATCGTCTCGGAGCTGGGGGGTGCATGCGCCAACGTCACCACGGTCCTGGCCGGGTCGTCGGTGGACCCGCACGATTTCGAACCGTCACCGTCGGATGCCACCAAGTTCGAGGGCGCCCAACTCGTCGTGGTCAACGGCGGTCACTACGACGAGTGGGCCACCAAGCTCGCGCAGAGTTCGGCGCCGGATGCGCCGGTCATCGCCGCCCTCGACGGCGACCATGATCACGCTGACGAGCACGGCGACGAACACGGCCACGCTCACGCGGAAGAGGGCGTCAACCCGCACGCCTGGTACAGCCCGGCCGCGGTGACCACCGTCGCCGACGAGGTGACCGCGAAACTCGGTGACCTGGCACCGGAGGCCAAGGACTACTTCGCCGAGCGGCGCGCCGCGTTCGCCGACTCCATGAAGCCGTACGACCAACTCATCGACGACATCAAAACCAACGCCTCCGGCAAGAGCTACGCCGCCACCGAGGTGGTGTTCGACGACATGGCCGGCGCGCTCGGGCTGACCAATCGCACCCCGCCCGGCTACCAGGTCGCCTCCTCGAACGAAACCGACCCGTCGCCCGCGGACTTCGACGCGTTCCTGACCCTGCTGGAGAACCGCGGCGTGGACGTGCTGATCTACAACGTCCAGACCGAGGGCTCGGTGCCCCAGCAGTTGCGTTCCGCGGCCGAAAGCGCGGGCGTGCCGGTGGTCGAAGTCACCGAAACGGTCGCGCCGGGCGCCGATTCGTTCGAGGCTTGGCAGGTGGACCAACTGTCAGCACTGGCCAAGGCGCTCGGTGTCGAGTCATAG
- a CDS encoding metal ABC transporter ATP-binding protein produces MSSHSAETESALVFDDVSVVRGGRLIWSEGTFTIPSGGIVALIGSNGSGKSTMLQVILGLLPVASGSVRVLGGRPGEHNDQIGYVPQDYVAGAGEAIRARDAVTLGLTGHRWGMRRTTAEEKARVDEALAAVEATDFADRRVSQLSGGQRQRIALANALVSHPRMLILDEPLAALDLRSQHEIVHLLARVNSEFDVTIIVVAHDLNPLLSVLDSAIYLLDGHAHHAAMDVVNADLLTHLYGTRVQVANTLQGQMYMRSE; encoded by the coding sequence GTGTCGAGTCATAGCGCCGAAACCGAGTCCGCGCTGGTCTTCGACGACGTCAGCGTCGTGCGGGGCGGTCGGCTGATCTGGTCGGAGGGCACGTTCACGATCCCCTCCGGCGGCATCGTCGCGCTGATCGGTTCCAACGGTTCGGGGAAGTCGACGATGCTGCAGGTCATCCTGGGCCTGCTGCCGGTCGCGTCCGGTTCGGTGCGGGTGCTCGGCGGCAGACCGGGCGAGCACAACGATCAGATCGGATACGTGCCGCAGGATTACGTCGCGGGCGCAGGTGAGGCGATCCGCGCGCGCGACGCGGTCACCCTCGGGCTCACCGGTCACCGCTGGGGGATGCGGCGCACCACCGCCGAGGAGAAGGCCAGGGTCGACGAGGCCCTCGCGGCCGTCGAGGCCACCGACTTCGCGGACCGCCGCGTCTCACAGCTGTCCGGCGGCCAGCGTCAACGCATCGCACTGGCCAACGCGCTGGTGTCGCACCCCAGGATGCTGATCCTCGACGAGCCGCTGGCAGCCCTGGATCTGCGCAGCCAACACGAGATCGTGCACCTGCTGGCGCGGGTGAACTCCGAATTCGACGTCACCATCATCGTCGTCGCGCACGATCTCAACCCTCTGCTGAGCGTGCTCGACAGCGCCATCTATCTGCTCGACGGGCACGCCCACCACGCGGCCATGGATGTCGTGAACGCCGACCTGCTCACCCACCTGTACGGCACCAGGGTGCAGGTCGCCAACACCCTGCAGGGCCAGATGTACATGAGGAGCGAGTGA